The Vibrio crassostreae genomic interval AACAATGCTGTTGTCGCAATAGTCATCGCAGCATCTGGAATATGGTTATAGTCCATATCAATGCCTTTCAGCTCGCCACAACGAGAAATAACATAGTCGTCACCCCATTCGATTTCCGCACCCATTTTCTCAAGCGCATCAGCGAATTGGATATCACCCTGGATACTGTTTTTACCAATACCAGTGACCTTAATCTCACCACCTTTGATAGCAGCAGCTGCAAGGAAATATGACGCAGATGATGCATCACCTTCTACTAAGAAGTCGCCCGGAGCTGTGTAAGATTGCCCTGTAGGAATCACGAACTCTTGGTAGTCATTATTGATCACGTCCACACCAAATTGTTTCATAATGTGTAGCGTGATATCGATGTAAGGTTTAGAAACTAATTCACCGTCAATTTTGATGGTCACTTCGCCTTCCGCCAGAGGTGCAGCCATCAAAAATGCCGTCAAAAACTGGCTAGAGATAGAACCATCGATTGAAACCGTACCACTCTTCAGGCCTGTACCTGTGATCTTCAATGGTGGATAGTTTTCGTTCTCTAAGTATTCAACGTCGGCACCGGCTTCTCTCAGTGCCGTTACTAAGTGGCCAATTGGGCGCTCTTTCATGCGCGGCTCACCAGTCAGAACGTATTCACCGCGACCTAAACATAGTGCAGCCGCCAGCGGACGCATCGCCGTACCCGCGTTACCTAAGAAAAGCTCTAGAGCTTTATCACTTGAGAATGCACCACCAACACCTGTCACTTCACAAACGGTTTTGTCTGCAGACAACTGGTAATCAACACCTAGCTGCGTCAATGCATTCAACATATGACGAATATCATCACTGTCTAGTAAGTTTGTTAGGCGAGTGGTTCCCGTAGAAAGTGCAGCCAAAAGAAGTGCACGGTTGGAAACGCTTTTTGAACCAGGTAGGTTAACTTCCCCGTTCACTTTTTGAATTGGTTGTAACGTAAGGCTTTCCATTAAATCTTATAGTCCTTGTACCACCCGAAGTCACTGGCGCGTATTTATTTTCGGGTGATGAATAATTCTTCGTACTTGCAGACTAACGAACTTTTCCAACGAACTCCAGAGCTAATCCCGCTCAAACCGATGATTAATTAGCCAATCGATCGTATTTACATACT includes:
- the aroA gene encoding 3-phosphoshikimate 1-carboxyvinyltransferase, with product MESLTLQPIQKVNGEVNLPGSKSVSNRALLLAALSTGTTRLTNLLDSDDIRHMLNALTQLGVDYQLSADKTVCEVTGVGGAFSSDKALELFLGNAGTAMRPLAAALCLGRGEYVLTGEPRMKERPIGHLVTALREAGADVEYLENENYPPLKITGTGLKSGTVSIDGSISSQFLTAFLMAAPLAEGEVTIKIDGELVSKPYIDITLHIMKQFGVDVINNDYQEFVIPTGQSYTAPGDFLVEGDASSASYFLAAAAIKGGEIKVTGIGKNSIQGDIQFADALEKMGAEIEWGDDYVISRCGELKGIDMDYNHIPDAAMTIATTALFAKGTTAIRNVYNWRVKETDRLAAMATELRKVGAEVEEGEDYIIVNPVAELTHAAIDTYDDHRMAMCFSLVALSDTPVTINDPGCTSKTFPDYFDKLKMLSQ